The segment GTTTCGCGTCAAGAGACCGATGGCTTGTCCGATTGGCGCCGTGGTTCCAAACGCCAACACCAATAGCCATGGCCTGATGCTGGTTTTGGGATATGGCACGGCTGCGATTCGGGAGCCCAGTCCGAGACCTTCAAACAGCTGGTGAAACgagatggcgacgaggagaatGATGAACCCCTCTGTTGTGATGGACACGGTCATGCCCACGAAAACAGAGTGAAACAAGATACCGCCCTCGAGCAAGGTGATGTTGGtcgacatcttcttcaagagGGTTTGGTCCACGggctcctcgtcctcgacggcatATTCCGTGACTGTGACTTGggccttctcctcgtcgacggccttgctCCCGTCCTTGGGATATCGAAGCGCGTCCATAATCTCCGTGTGCTGTCGCACATACTGCTCGTAAAAGGCAATGAACCAGGCAGGCATAGTCGACAGCCTGTTGCCTTTGTCATTGTAGTCGTAGTAGTTGTGGAGAGTCCGGTCGTCAAACGACTTTTCACCAAACGAGTTCCTGTCGTAGTCGGACGAGGGCGACTTCATGTccgacgccatggccgggtTCTGGTGCACAATGGCCTGGCCATGGACCGTCGCCGGCGGGTGAGGGTATTGCTGTCCCCTCGAGTGTGCATGCGGCTGCCCGGCGCCGTGTTGATGGTCAGTAAGCCCGGCCCCCGTTGGGCCGCCGTGCGAGTGTCCGCCCGTCTTGGAATTGAGCCACATTTCAATCACAAAAAGAACAAACAGGGAGCCCATCATGATGACGCCAGGCAGAGGAGGATAGTCCTTGGTGAACAAGTCGGGGAGACAGGGGTCGCCCAAGCTCATGAATGCCGTGGGCAGTAACTGGCTTTACTGTTAGCAACACGTCCGTGTGCTGGGTTGAGTCGCGGGCCAATGTCTTCTCACATGAACAAAGGCTGTTGCTATAAGAACACCTGTACCGAAATGTTTGCAGGCAAAAAAGACCTTGGGGGGAATCTTGAGCCATTTGATTTTTTTGGCTGCCACGGGGAAGCCGCATCCTGAGGCGGCGTTAGATACAACAAGACACTGGATGGATGGCTGGAAGAATTACCGAGACACGACGTCAACAGAACCACGACTGCAGGCGGCCATGTTAGTTGATTCGGTGTACAACTAGGCTTGGATGCGAGCGAGTTGATTACATACAGAGGCCAGCCACATGAAGAGGCAAGTCATATTCGGTctcttctcctcccccctTGTTGCCGCACTGAGGCTTCACTTCGTCCATGATACGCGCGAATCACCAGTATACGCGGATACCATGCAGTGTTTTTCTTGTTCGGCTGCGAGGTCGGACGGCAAGAGGAGGCGATGTATTATCCGCCGGCCGTATTATCGCAGGTAGACGCCTCACAGACGGAGAAACAAATACAGAGGGTTGATGGTCCAGCCACCTCGACTCAAACGACGAATGCTACTCGATTTATGAGCACGAACATGAAGGAACGTCGCCAAGGCGTAGTACCAGCCGGTATTAAAAAGGAAATGCGGTGTGTTCACATGTGGAGGCTCACGGCCCCGACGTGTTTATCAGTCTCCATCTGATGCGCACACCGTCTACAATTCGCATTCCAATTTTAGCATGAGGCGTGGCTGATAGGGTTCGTAACAGATTGACCAGATTACATTGACCACACCGCACTGGGTGCCATGATGCTGGCCGGCAGGACCCTGAGCTGAGGTTTGCCTGCGGCAACGGCTGACGCCACCCATTTAGACAGCCAGATAGACTTTTGCCATTGCCGATTGGGCAGATGGTGCCAATCCACGGACCACCGGTGGCGGTCACCGGGTAGTATTGCAAAAggacatactccgtacgcagaGGCGCTTGGGCGCCCCCCCGTACGTCAGACCCCGTCGTGACAAATGGTCGTCGAGATGTCGCCTTGGGGGTCATGACACGACCGTGCGCTCCCTGACTACGTCGTCTGAGCGGCACACGACCTTCCGATTGCGCCTGAAACCGGCCGTCGAGAACTTTTCCCTCGACGATCCCACCCGGGCTgccaagagtcaagaccGTCCGCATACACAGATGGATGCAGATGCCCAGCGTGGGGGATGCCggccttgtcgccgccgcgtcGACGGCCACTGGCGACTTGACTGTTGTTTCCAGCATAACCCGTCTGGTTTGATTGATGTTGATGAAACTCCCATGCGGGCTTCGCCTGCTGCGACACATGTCACCGACCCCTGGTCCCCCGGTCCTCCATCCATCTATCGTATCGTACACATATTATGCCCTCTCCACGACCCCAGAAacaacaagggcaagaaTCTGGATTCAATCCAGATCCCCCGCTTCTTGGCTAGATGTCCCCAGCAATCGGGCCCAGGGTTTGCTCTTGGACAGTCGCGCAAGTTCCGAGGGTCACATGCAGTCATGGACATGTCCACTGCGCGGTTAAACTGCAAACGCCAAGTTGACCTGTGTCGTTTAGCCACCGTCTTGGAAACCTCCTAGCCGATGCCCACTGGCCAAACGAGCGTCTCTGCACGCACATGATGGCCCGAGATTTCACGATTTGCGCCTTCTTCAACACCACGTAATCGGCGTCGTTTGGTCTTTGTGCATATGCGAGCGTGCAGAGCAGAGTTGCAGAGCAGGAAGCTAATCGTCATAAACTTGCTCACAAGACGATATCGAGTAGTCGTCTGCACGTGTTCTCCAAGTACATGTATCAAAGGTTACACTCGTTCCGGATCAACTCTGAGCATGGTGGAGTACCAACAGCATATACTAGAGCAGCCCATCGGAATGGCACGCTGGATGTTCTCATTATCAATCCATATGC is part of the Metarhizium brunneum chromosome 4, complete sequence genome and harbors:
- the ZRT2_2 gene encoding Zinc-regulated transporter 2 → MDEVKPQCGNKGGGEETEYDLPLHVAGLFVVLLTSCLGCGFPVAAKKIKWLKIPPKVFFACKHFGTGVLIATAFVHLLPTAFMSLGDPCLPDLFTKDYPPLPGVIMMGSLFVLFVIEMWLNSKTGGHSHGGPTGAGLTDHQHGAGQPHAHSRGQQYPHPPATVHGQAIVHQNPAMASDMKSPSSDYDRNSFGEKSFDDRTLHNYYDYNDKGNRLSTMPAWFIAFYEQYVRQHTEIMDALRYPKDGSKAVDEEKAQVTVTEYAVEDEEPVDQTLLKKMSTNITLLEGGILFHSVFVGMTVSITTEGFIILLVAISFHQLFEGLGLGSRIAAVPYPKTSIRPWLLVLAFGTTAPIGQAIGLLTRNTYDPDSAFGLIIVGVFNAISSGLLIYAALVDLLAEDFLSEEANQLMGGKDKAKAFAWVLLGALGMSIVGAFA